A single genomic interval of Stieleria maiorica harbors:
- a CDS encoding M28 family peptidase, with amino-acid sequence MSIDRDTIEKNLRLHVDRLAGLIGPRTLSKPKTIQATIGYVESQWSGMGYSHSRECYDAMGDEATNLIVERPGTKRADEIVLLGAHYDTVFSTPGADDNASAVAVLIEVSRLLREHSGKRTVRFVAFACEEPPYFNMDSMGSQHHARLSRERGDNIIGMLCLEMVGYYSLTRGSQTVPPGIPKWMHRFFPQRGNFLAAVGNMPSWKLCWRFRRGFKRGTRRMPLFSICLPEKIHEIRLSDNSSFWDQGYPALMLTDTSFLRNPNYHQATDTPDTLDYPRMTEVTLGVASAMRKLLG; translated from the coding sequence ATGTCTATCGACCGCGACACGATCGAGAAGAATCTGCGACTGCATGTCGATCGGCTTGCGGGATTGATCGGTCCGCGCACCTTAAGCAAGCCGAAAACGATTCAGGCCACGATCGGGTACGTCGAAAGTCAGTGGTCCGGGATGGGATACAGTCATTCGCGGGAATGCTACGACGCCATGGGCGATGAGGCGACTAACTTGATCGTCGAGCGTCCTGGTACCAAACGAGCCGATGAGATCGTTTTGCTCGGCGCCCACTACGACACTGTCTTCAGCACACCTGGTGCCGATGACAATGCCTCCGCCGTCGCGGTATTGATCGAAGTCAGCCGATTACTGCGCGAGCACAGTGGAAAGCGGACCGTCCGATTCGTCGCGTTCGCTTGCGAGGAGCCGCCCTATTTCAACATGGATTCCATGGGCAGCCAGCACCACGCCCGCCTCTCACGCGAGCGCGGCGACAACATCATTGGAATGCTGTGCCTGGAGATGGTCGGTTACTACAGTCTGACGAGAGGCTCGCAGACGGTTCCGCCGGGAATTCCCAAATGGATGCACCGATTCTTTCCACAACGTGGCAACTTTCTGGCAGCCGTCGGCAACATGCCATCCTGGAAGTTGTGCTGGAGATTCCGGCGAGGATTCAAACGCGGCACGCGCCGCATGCCGCTGTTCTCGATCTGCTTACCCGAAAAGATCCACGAGATCCGTCTCAGCGACAACAGCTCATTCTGGGACCAAGGCTATCCCGCCCTGATGCTCACCGACACCAGCTTCTTGCGCAATCCAAACTATCACCAAGCCACCGACACACCAGACACGCTCGACTATCCCAGGATGACCGAAGTCACCCTCGGCGTCGCATCTGCGATGCGCAAACTGCTCGGCTAA
- a CDS encoding metallophosphoesterase, protein MKIWFISDTHNEHLGLQVPDVDLVIHCGDEATHGNAWMNEPEARRFFDWYSTLEIATKVFVPGNHSTAVEQGLIRAEDYPAVHFLIHDQMACHGLKIFGSPCTPRFHDWAYMKKRGKLDLVRQSIPDDIAILITHGPPKGVLDLTHDIESHAIVQVGCAALRRHVDERIQPRIHAFGHLHDEKGISNYGMFTRGATQFINCTCCDLAGKLKNNGIVVEV, encoded by the coding sequence ATGAAGATTTGGTTTATTTCAGACACCCACAACGAACATCTTGGCCTGCAAGTACCCGATGTCGACCTGGTCATTCATTGCGGAGACGAAGCGACTCATGGTAATGCTTGGATGAATGAACCCGAAGCAAGGCGGTTCTTCGATTGGTATTCCACGTTGGAAATCGCAACCAAGGTGTTCGTTCCAGGCAACCATTCAACGGCGGTCGAACAAGGTTTGATCCGAGCGGAAGACTACCCGGCAGTTCACTTCCTGATCCATGATCAGATGGCGTGTCATGGATTGAAGATCTTCGGATCGCCTTGCACGCCACGGTTTCATGATTGGGCTTACATGAAGAAACGTGGCAAGCTGGATCTTGTTCGGCAGTCAATTCCCGACGACATCGCCATTCTCATTACGCATGGGCCGCCCAAGGGTGTCCTCGATCTGACGCACGACATCGAGTCACACGCAATTGTTCAAGTCGGCTGTGCCGCCCTTCGCCGGCATGTCGACGAACGAATCCAACCACGTATTCACGCCTTCGGGCATCTGCATGACGAGAAGGGAATTAGCAACTACGGAATGTTCACCCGCGGTGCGACCCAGTTCATCAACTGCACATGTTGTGATCTCGCAGGCAAACTCAAGAACAACGGTATTGTCGTTGAGGTTTAG
- a CDS encoding DNA phosphorothioation-associated putative methyltransferase has protein sequence MRSPPTTPRIKRHKAAIKRSDYSRPLKCLWRDRMITPERSFFDYGCGHGDDLAALREDGVACDGFDPKFRPNVDPQPSDIVNIGYVINVIEDVEERRLTLQKAWAIADRVLCVAARVVMGESSGREVEFGDGLVTSIGTFQKYFTQAELREYIEESLGSEAYPAAPGVFYVFRDEELKTQFLSDRVRRSITAPRKRIAEVRFEEHKAILEPLVECVLSLGRLPAEDEFELTSEIVDAFGSLKRAFALIKKVTGEEDWESIHVARVEDLTVYIALAKFANRPPFSRLPKRTQRDIKAFFGSYKNACDSADAILFETGDATAIDAACVNSAVGRLTSNALWVHRNAVPSLSPILRIYEGCARAYVGSLDDMNIVKLHRFSGKISYLSCGSFDYEAHPPLTATVKVALRTLRLDYFEYAAAKDPLLLDLKDCMVPADYPFRAKFERLSKQELKHGVLEGHNDLQSRLQWQSTLSFLGFTHRGHRLIRKRS, from the coding sequence ATGCGATCTCCACCCACAACCCCGCGTATCAAGCGTCACAAAGCCGCTATCAAACGGTCGGACTATTCTCGTCCGCTCAAGTGCCTTTGGCGAGACCGCATGATCACGCCAGAGCGTAGTTTCTTCGACTACGGCTGCGGACACGGTGATGATCTCGCAGCTCTTCGCGAAGATGGAGTGGCATGCGACGGTTTCGATCCAAAATTCCGCCCTAACGTAGATCCTCAACCGTCAGATATAGTGAATATCGGTTACGTGATCAACGTGATCGAAGACGTTGAGGAACGAAGGTTGACGCTCCAGAAAGCATGGGCTATCGCGGATCGCGTCCTCTGTGTCGCTGCCCGAGTCGTGATGGGGGAGTCCAGCGGTCGAGAAGTCGAATTTGGTGACGGGCTCGTCACGTCAATTGGGACCTTTCAGAAGTACTTCACGCAAGCGGAACTCCGAGAGTACATAGAAGAGTCACTCGGCTCGGAAGCATATCCGGCTGCACCAGGGGTCTTCTACGTTTTTCGGGACGAAGAGCTTAAGACCCAGTTCCTGTCCGATAGAGTTCGCCGGTCGATTACAGCACCGCGTAAACGAATCGCAGAGGTTCGTTTCGAAGAGCACAAAGCAATTCTTGAACCGCTTGTTGAGTGTGTCTTGTCGCTCGGGCGATTGCCAGCGGAGGATGAATTCGAGTTGACCTCTGAGATTGTTGATGCCTTTGGCTCGTTGAAGCGAGCGTTCGCCCTCATTAAGAAAGTTACTGGCGAGGAAGACTGGGAATCGATCCACGTCGCTCGTGTCGAAGATTTGACTGTGTACATTGCTTTGGCAAAATTTGCGAACCGACCACCGTTTTCGCGGCTGCCAAAGCGGACACAAAGGGACATCAAGGCATTCTTCGGTTCATACAAGAACGCCTGTGACAGCGCGGATGCGATTCTCTTCGAAACGGGTGATGCAACCGCCATCGATGCGGCTTGCGTCAATTCCGCTGTCGGTAGACTGACGTCAAATGCTCTGTGGGTTCATCGCAATGCTGTTCCGTCCCTTTCTCCGATTCTCCGTATCTACGAAGGTTGTGCACGGGCTTATGTGGGTTCCTTGGACGACATGAATATAGTGAAGTTGCATCGCTTTTCCGGAAAAATCTCTTACTTGTCATGTGGCTCATTTGATTACGAAGCCCATCCTCCTCTGACGGCAACCGTCAAAGTAGCTTTGCGGACACTGCGGCTTGACTATTTTGAGTACGCTGCTGCTAAAGATCCGCTACTACTCGATCTGAAGGATTGCATGGTGCCAGCTGACTACCCGTTCCGGGCGAAGTTTGAGCGCCTTTCCAAGCAAGAACTGAAGCACGGAGTGCTGGAAGGTCACAACGACCTTCAATCAAGACTTCAATGGCAGTCAACACTTAGTTTTCTTGGCTTCACTCACCGTGGTCACCGGCTGATCCGAAAAAGGTCATAG
- a CDS encoding cysteine desulfurase family protein, producing MNDSAKLPNRSSQLIYLDHCSTTPLDPNVLDAMLPFLRESFGNPGTPHPSVGGVVQRAVREAREETAQLVNCRPNELIWTSGATEANNLAILGLAEQTPEGRRHIVTQVTEHSAVLEPCRHLESKGWEVTYLSVDELGLIDLQQLENAITDATSLVSIMWGNNEIGTIQPVADIARLCAARGILFHCDAAQAVGKIVVDLEAVAISMLTFSAHKLYGPKGVGVLFVRDLNKQQMISPRQFGGGQEKSLRAGTLNVPCIVGLGAACKLAAAHQQRWHDKVVALRNRFESILLDRLQHISINGDRDNRLPHISNIAFYETDDEGLLTMLPEIVASTGSACHVSDFAPSHVLDALPVDPKPTECSLRFGFGKGNTEQETRSAADAICRAVEHFRASL from the coding sequence ATGAACGATTCAGCCAAACTCCCAAACCGATCATCGCAACTAATCTACCTCGATCACTGTTCAACAACACCACTCGATCCAAATGTACTGGATGCGATGCTTCCATTCCTGCGAGAGTCATTCGGGAATCCGGGAACTCCCCACCCATCAGTAGGCGGTGTTGTGCAGCGTGCAGTTCGGGAAGCACGCGAGGAAACTGCTCAGCTCGTCAATTGCAGACCAAACGAGTTGATATGGACCAGCGGCGCGACCGAGGCCAACAATCTCGCCATTCTCGGGCTCGCAGAGCAGACGCCTGAAGGACGGCGACACATCGTTACTCAAGTGACAGAGCATTCGGCAGTATTGGAACCATGCCGTCACTTGGAGTCTAAAGGCTGGGAAGTAACTTATTTGTCTGTGGATGAATTGGGGTTGATCGATCTTCAGCAACTCGAAAACGCGATCACCGATGCCACATCATTGGTGTCGATCATGTGGGGCAACAACGAAATTGGCACGATTCAACCCGTGGCCGATATCGCGAGACTTTGCGCTGCTCGCGGCATTCTGTTTCATTGCGACGCAGCACAGGCAGTTGGAAAGATTGTGGTCGACCTAGAAGCAGTCGCGATTTCGATGCTCACGTTTTCGGCTCATAAGCTTTACGGACCGAAAGGCGTAGGTGTCCTCTTTGTACGCGACCTGAACAAGCAACAGATGATTTCACCACGCCAGTTCGGTGGCGGCCAGGAGAAATCACTTCGTGCTGGAACACTAAATGTGCCGTGCATTGTTGGATTGGGGGCAGCTTGCAAACTTGCCGCTGCACATCAACAGCGTTGGCACGACAAAGTTGTAGCGCTCCGAAATCGATTTGAGTCGATACTTCTCGATCGTCTCCAACATATCTCGATCAATGGTGACAGAGATAATCGATTGCCGCATATCAGTAACATTGCGTTCTACGAAACGGATGACGAAGGGTTACTGACAATGCTGCCGGAAATTGTTGCCAGTACTGGCTCTGCTTGCCACGTATCCGATTTCGCACCGAGCCATGTCCTAGATGCGTTGCCGGTAGATCCCAAGCCGACTGAGTGTTCCCTGCGATTCGGTTTCGGAAAAGGGAACACTGAGCAAGAAACTCGCTCGGCGGCAGATGCAATCTGCCGTGCTGTCGAGCATTTCCGAGCAAGCTTATAA
- a CDS encoding HNH endonuclease yields the protein MTIPHVDIGHSSPDKRFYRASPATYGLIEWLETGNELKGNSDRSSELDDDVSEILGGEQTPTEKEQLVLARVGQGQFRSGVLLLWSNRCAVTGTRFAVRASHIKPWRDCSDAERLDPNNGLPLVATLDALFDSHLISFNTNGEIMLSNSLPEHEQTALGIATDMRLLTKPTLETERYLQMHREFLLT from the coding sequence TTGACAATACCTCATGTCGATATTGGACATTCAAGTCCTGACAAGCGATTCTATAGAGCGTCGCCAGCAACGTATGGACTCATTGAATGGCTGGAAACGGGCAACGAACTAAAGGGTAATTCTGACCGTTCTTCAGAATTGGACGACGATGTATCCGAAATACTTGGCGGCGAGCAAACGCCAACCGAGAAAGAGCAGCTGGTGCTCGCTCGCGTGGGACAGGGGCAATTTCGAAGTGGTGTTCTGTTACTATGGAGCAACCGGTGTGCAGTGACCGGGACGAGATTCGCTGTTAGGGCGTCACATATTAAACCATGGCGAGATTGCAGTGACGCCGAGCGTCTCGACCCAAATAATGGACTGCCACTTGTTGCGACGCTTGATGCACTTTTCGATTCACACCTTATTTCGTTCAACACTAACGGCGAAATCATGCTTAGCAATAGTTTGCCCGAACACGAGCAGACGGCCCTCGGGATCGCCACTGACATGCGTTTGCTAACTAAGCCGACGTTGGAGACCGAACGATATTTGCAGATGCATCGGGAGTTCCTGCTCACCTAA
- a CDS encoding IS256 family transposase: protein MTDRLDVPVDESNVVSFPSQVDQKSPLDELVREGARRMLQSAIDAEVEAFIDQHDDRRDEQGRRLVVKNGSLPEREILTGAGAIPVKQGRVRDNTKDPDRRVVFSPSVLPAYLRKTEAIEELIPWLYLKGISTGDFAEALQSLVGEGARGLSANVVVRLKDQWCDEYDQWSKRDLSGKHYVYIWADGIYAKVRLEDDANKKQCLLVIMGATADGKKELIAVLDGYRESEQSWSELLLDLKQRGLTKAPKLAIGDGALGFWKALRKVFPQTREQRCWVHKTANVLNKMPKSVQPKAKQSLHEIWQAETRSDAEKAFDEFLEKFEAKYSPACECLKKDRDVLLTFYDFPAEHWSHLRTTNPIESTFATIRLRHRRTKGNGTRRASLAMMFKLAQSASKKWRRLNSHDKIIYVIEGRPFKDGIMQEQVAA, encoded by the coding sequence ATGACAGACAGGCTCGACGTGCCAGTAGACGAATCGAACGTCGTTTCTTTTCCATCGCAGGTGGACCAGAAAAGCCCGCTAGACGAACTCGTCCGAGAGGGGGCCAGACGGATGCTGCAGTCCGCGATTGACGCCGAGGTCGAAGCATTCATCGACCAACATGATGATCGACGTGACGAGCAGGGAAGACGCCTGGTTGTCAAGAATGGAAGCCTTCCAGAGCGAGAGATCCTGACCGGCGCTGGAGCCATTCCGGTGAAGCAGGGACGCGTTCGGGACAACACGAAAGACCCTGATAGGCGAGTCGTCTTCTCCCCCAGCGTGCTGCCAGCCTATCTTCGCAAGACTGAGGCAATCGAAGAACTGATTCCTTGGCTTTACCTCAAAGGAATCTCCACGGGTGACTTCGCCGAAGCTTTGCAGTCGCTTGTCGGCGAAGGGGCTCGTGGGCTCAGCGCGAACGTTGTTGTTCGACTCAAAGATCAGTGGTGCGATGAGTACGACCAATGGAGCAAGCGGGATCTGTCCGGCAAGCACTACGTCTACATCTGGGCCGACGGCATTTACGCGAAGGTCCGGCTTGAGGATGACGCCAACAAAAAGCAGTGTTTATTGGTGATAATGGGTGCAACGGCCGACGGGAAGAAAGAGCTAATCGCTGTGCTCGACGGTTACCGCGAAAGCGAACAAAGCTGGAGTGAACTGCTCTTGGACTTGAAACAACGCGGTTTGACAAAAGCGCCCAAGCTGGCGATCGGCGACGGTGCACTTGGATTCTGGAAGGCGCTTCGGAAGGTCTTTCCGCAGACCCGTGAGCAACGTTGTTGGGTCCACAAGACAGCAAACGTTTTGAACAAGATGCCCAAGAGCGTTCAGCCAAAGGCCAAGCAATCGCTCCATGAAATCTGGCAAGCAGAGACAAGATCTGATGCGGAGAAAGCGTTCGATGAATTCCTTGAAAAGTTCGAGGCCAAGTACTCGCCGGCGTGTGAGTGCTTAAAGAAAGATCGTGACGTCCTTCTGACGTTCTACGACTTTCCGGCCGAGCACTGGAGTCACCTTCGCACAACGAACCCGATCGAGTCCACCTTCGCCACGATCCGCCTGCGTCACCGGAGGACGAAGGGCAACGGAACTCGACGTGCGAGTCTGGCAATGATGTTCAAACTCGCGCAGTCCGCGTCCAAGAAATGGAGACGACTCAACAGCCACGACAAGATCATTTACGTCATCGAAGGACGGCCCTTCAAAGACGGAATCATGCAGGAGCAAGTCGCCGCCTGA
- a CDS encoding HTH domain-containing protein gives MFIHEAAEKALREKGVPTHVSSLCRHIVDKGYYKFGAQEPENALAIQLSRRSSNVDRAIVNCCVLKNDQAATCSCMIPSLKGRPSMT, from the coding sequence ATGTTTATTCATGAAGCTGCTGAAAAAGCTCTACGCGAGAAGGGCGTTCCGACGCATGTGTCATCCTTGTGTCGCCACATTGTAGACAAGGGGTATTACAAATTCGGGGCCCAAGAACCTGAAAACGCCCTTGCAATCCAACTCAGTCGCAGATCCAGCAATGTCGATAGAGCAATTGTCAATTGTTGTGTTTTGAAAAATGATCAGGCGGCGACTTGCTCCTGCATGATTCCGTCTTTGAAGGGCCGTCCTTCGATGACGTAA
- a CDS encoding phosphoadenosine phosphosulfate reductase family protein, whose translation MKETRHILSLSGGKDSAALAIYMRDRVPEMEYIFHDTFKELDETYEYLDRLEAILGKPILKSNPDRGFDHWLKVYRGMIPSNMRRWCTKNLKLKPFEKWIGDDPVVNYIGLRADESRSGYISAKPNITTVYPFREDGLVYEDVIRILEESGLGLPKYTDWGRTRSGCFFCFYQQKIEWVRLKQTYPDLFEQAKAYEFDQLKYNKDGNAFYWCGDETLEELEQPERMAEIERQWEEKKAKKRKSPKLVQILTDVEFEDDPGREDGCLICQL comes from the coding sequence ATGAAAGAAACACGACACATTCTTAGCTTGTCGGGTGGCAAGGACAGCGCGGCTCTCGCGATCTACATGCGTGATCGCGTGCCGGAGATGGAGTACATCTTCCACGATACGTTCAAGGAATTGGACGAAACGTATGAGTATCTTGACCGTCTAGAAGCGATCCTTGGAAAGCCAATTCTCAAAAGCAATCCAGATCGTGGTTTTGATCACTGGTTGAAGGTATATCGCGGGATGATCCCGTCGAATATGCGGCGATGGTGTACCAAGAACCTGAAGCTGAAGCCGTTTGAAAAGTGGATTGGTGATGACCCGGTTGTGAACTACATCGGGTTACGTGCAGACGAAAGTCGCTCAGGGTACATCAGCGCAAAGCCAAACATCACGACTGTGTACCCTTTCCGCGAAGACGGCCTTGTCTACGAGGATGTGATTCGCATCTTAGAAGAATCAGGCTTGGGATTGCCGAAGTACACCGACTGGGGACGAACCCGTTCTGGCTGCTTCTTCTGTTTCTATCAGCAGAAAATTGAATGGGTTCGTTTGAAGCAGACTTATCCAGACTTGTTCGAGCAAGCCAAGGCTTACGAGTTCGACCAGCTGAAGTACAACAAGGATGGCAACGCATTTTACTGGTGCGGTGACGAGACACTTGAAGAACTGGAGCAGCCGGAACGAATGGCTGAAATTGAGCGACAATGGGAAGAGAAGAAGGCCAAGAAGCGAAAATCTCCCAAACTCGTTCAGATTCTCACGGACGTCGAATTTGAAGACGATCCCGGTCGCGAGGACGGCTGTTTAATCTGTCAATTGTAA